The Vidua macroura isolate BioBank_ID:100142 chromosome 29, ASM2450914v1, whole genome shotgun sequence genome segment GAAACCTGCAGGACGGAATCTGTCTGTCAGAAGataaggaggaaataaaaacaaagtaaataagcagtgaggaaaagaacatttaatCAGGTGGAACATTTGACATTCAGGACATACTCGTTGGGAATTAATTCCAGGTACAAAGGCTGTCTGTGGTCCCCAGGCCATCAGGGCTGAGGTATAAAAACCAACTCAACCCAACTCCTTCCTACCacttctcttccctctttcctcttttgtgAGCAAGGTTAGTTCAAATccacttctctttctctgtttgCTGAGTTCTTGCCTTTTaataatctgtttttttcccccacagtgttctgctgcttgctggattttttttttctttttttttttttttttttttggtggggggaggctttttctgttaaaaaagtTGGGGTTTGCTGTTGGAATCGTGGAATTTCTGGAGTCCTGACTTGGTTATAAAGATCCTTGAACTGGTGATAGAAAGTTATTCAAATGTGGGATTTCAGACAtgttaaattacattaaaaatattagaacTAATAAAGATTAACGAATTGCATGGGTGAAAAAACTCTGCAAGGGGTTGGAACTCTatatttcagcagcattttatATCTTGGAGGGTCTTTTCCATCCTGGAATGTCAGCTGGGTCACCAAGTTTGGAAATTTTGTTCCAGAGTGCAAAGACATCTCCTGGAATGTTGGGAATTGGGATCAGGGATTGTGGGGatgaagggaaagaaggggaaaaaagagctgAGCACCCTCTAGAAATCAgagaattttggttttattgctgTGGTGCAGATAAAACCCAGGAGTGTGCACAGAATTCCTGCCTTTTCTCACATCCATGGATGAGTTGTCTGGGAAAGATTTCAAAGACCTCTTCTTCAAGGCTGATTAATGATGTTGAAATTTGTCATTGAATTTTGTACCTCTTTGAAGGCAAAGTTGGAGCCTTGAAATGAATCCTCCCTTTCATTTTTCTAGCTGCCTGTGGACCTCTCTCCACAGGTACATTTGTGGTTGGGTTTCACTCCTAATTGCTGCTCCCTCAATGCTCTGGGTGCGCGGAGCTGGGTCTCTCCAGACGTGCAATCAAAATCCTACAATTAAATTAATGACACAGGCTTGTTTCATTTGTTCTGCTGCCAGTTCTTCCCCTCATCACCAACATTCCAGAGGATGTTTCAGCCTCTGTCTCTATTTAAGAGTTTGGTTTCCTCCTCATCTCCTGGCTCAGCTCCTAAAAGGCTCCTTGGAAAGTTGCTGTCCCAATAACTGAACTAAAATGAGTAAATGAGCTGAGCTGAGAAAATGCAGGTGtgacacagctcctgccttgccCTCAGGTGTGCTCCTGTATTCCAGACCTCATCCCGAGCCATGTCCTACTACGATCGATGTCCTCCCACGTCCTGCGGCCCCACCccgctggccaacagctgcaacGAGCCCTGTGTCCGGCAGTGCCAGGACTCCACCGTGGTCATCCAGCCCTCACCCGTGGTGGTCACCCTGCCTGggcccatcctcagctccttcccccagaacacCACCGTGGGATCCTCAGCCTCCGCAGCCGTCGGGAGCGCTCTGAGCGCTGAGGGCGTCCCCATCAACTCGGGCAGCTCCTTGGGCTTTGGGGGCTTTGGCTACCccgggctgggcagtggctACAGCCGGCCCTACCGGCGCTACAACGCGTCCCGCAGCGGCTTCTACGGACCCTGCTAAGGTGGGAGGAGAAGACCAGGAACGCTGAACTCCTAtctgtccctggagcaggacTGAGCTCACGGTGTCCAAAATGGGGTCAGAACCCCACAGCTCCGCCTGAACGGAGTCCATCGGCCCCTGGAATGAGGCCACTGCTCCTGTTTTACTCCTAGGTGTTTCTGGTGCTGTTTGTAGCTCTGCTGCTCGGTGTATTTGGTACTACCCAGTGTAAAGTTTTAAATTTAGGAATTAGGCGGGATGTGGTTCTCAGGGTACGCTGGAAGAAGAGCTCTGCCTTGGGAACACGCCCCCCTGAGCTGAGCCTTTCCCCCCACACCGACCCCCGGTTCTTTGCAGAGCTTTAATCCTCTTGTAGGGATTAATAAAATGATGCTTTTATCATAATCTCCTGTGtctcctgctgtttttttccccttccctcctgttCTTATTTGAAACTTTTCCCCTCCTGTTCTTATTTGAAAcgttttcagtttcattttttaggTGAAATTTATCACCGAGTAGAATATCAATAGTCTGGGGGAGTTGGGAATATTGGGAAGGTCAggaatgttcagcctggagTGTGGAGAACTCAGAGCACCTCCAGGATCTGATTTAGATTTACAACAGCCACTGTAGGCACTAAACCAGTccatttggggggaaaaaaaggaaaaaattctcttGCTGGGAAGGTTTGGGGCATTCCACAAACCCAGTTATGCAAATAATATCTGCAGCAGGTTGAGTTGTCCCCAGGAGTTAAACTGCTCATGGTTTATGTCCCAGCCTGGTGTGAGATGAATAACCTCCCTCAAAGCTTCTTTCATCTCCGGGGACCCGGCATTCATTTCAATCCTTTGTTCCATCAcacccagggctgcagagccaacACAATGCTACAAATTTCAGTTCAGGCAGTAATTTGTCTACTCTTTGGTGCCTCACCTGTCCCGGGAGCTCCAAAGGTGTTAATTGAGTGTGGAGAGTGCGGAACTCCACAAGCCGGAGTTGGTGTGTCCTGGCTCCCCATCTAAGGGCTCCCAACCTCTTGGATGATCTCCGGGTTAATTAGGGAGCTGGAATCCCTGCCAGGCTGTTAATGAGGCCATTCCCAAAATGGGATCTCCCCTCCAAGAGCTGCAGTTTCTGTGCCTGgaggggaggatgaggaggaagaagcgTTCCTGGCTTATTTTAGTTTTACCCATGAAAAGGAGGTGAATTTTTCTTGGGAGTGATCCCTACTAGAAGGAATGGATTTTGTAACATATTGGAAAAGATTACGAGCTGTTGGGTTGTAGAGATTttgaggagagggaggagaaagatTCTCCTTTTATAGAAAAACCTTTTGTAGAAAAACCTTTTTGTAGAAAATACTCTAAAAAAGAAGAGAATCTTCTTGTGGAGAGAATAGGAGGAGTTAAAGGATTTTAAGGAGAAGGAGATTTGgcttaattgtttttaaaatataaattatagaaaggtttaattaaataattaaagttTCTGAAGGTGTTTAGCTTCGTGCACACATGACAGTTTATGGTGGTTGGTTGAATGACATTTGCTGTGCTTAGACAGAATGTAACTGATAAATTGGCTAATTCCTTAAAAAGGCCTGTTTTTTGTgatctgcagctgc includes the following:
- the LOC128820552 gene encoding feather keratin 4-like, giving the protein MSYYDRCPPTSCGPTPLANSCNEPCVRQCQDSTVVIQPSPVVVTLPGPILSSFPQNTTVGSSASAAVGSALSAEGVPINSGSSLGFGGFGYPGLGSGYSRPYRRYNASRSGFYGPC